One genomic segment of Profundibacter amoris includes these proteins:
- the alr gene encoding alanine racemase, with amino-acid sequence MASGNLTIDLDALAANWRALDAMTECETAAVVKADGYGLGVGRVAKALAQAGARRFFVAVAEEGAAVREALGPGVDIFVFGGHMRGDTDMIHDLHLTPMLNSLNQLTRHFESLPNAPFGIQLDSGMNRLGMEAPEWAAVRDIVLPQTPVLVMSHLACADEPDHDMNARQLATFRDMTDGINAPRSLAATGGILLGPDYHFDLTRPGIGLYGGLPFADAQPVVHLSLPVIQTRDLAAGETVGYGNAWRAEQPAKIATVSGGYADGLIRAMSGKATFWHDDTPCPLVGRVSMDLITVDISHLNQIPTHLDLITPQQTVDDLAEMAGTIGYEILTSLGPRYARRYAGGFAP; translated from the coding sequence ATGGCAAGTGGAAACCTGACAATTGATCTGGATGCGTTGGCGGCCAACTGGCGGGCGCTGGACGCAATGACAGAATGCGAGACGGCGGCTGTGGTCAAGGCGGATGGCTACGGGCTGGGCGTGGGCCGGGTGGCAAAGGCGCTGGCGCAGGCCGGTGCGCGGCGGTTTTTCGTGGCTGTGGCCGAGGAAGGCGCGGCGGTGCGCGAGGCACTGGGGCCGGGTGTCGATATTTTCGTCTTTGGCGGGCATATGCGCGGCGACACCGATATGATCCATGACCTGCATCTTACCCCCATGCTGAATTCCCTGAACCAGTTGACCCGCCATTTCGAATCCCTGCCCAACGCCCCCTTCGGCATCCAGCTGGATTCCGGCATGAACCGGCTGGGCATGGAGGCGCCCGAATGGGCCGCCGTGCGCGATATTGTTCTGCCGCAAACCCCCGTTTTGGTAATGAGCCATCTGGCCTGCGCCGACGAGCCGGACCACGATATGAACGCGCGCCAACTGGCGACCTTCCGCGACATGACCGACGGCATCAATGCCCCGCGTTCGCTGGCTGCAACCGGCGGCATCCTGCTCGGGCCGGACTACCATTTCGACCTGACCCGACCGGGCATCGGCCTGTATGGCGGCCTGCCCTTTGCCGATGCGCAGCCCGTTGTGCATCTGTCCCTGCCGGTGATCCAGACCCGCGATCTGGCGGCAGGCGAAACCGTGGGTTACGGCAACGCATGGCGCGCTGAACAACCGGCGAAAATCGCCACCGTTTCCGGCGGTTATGCCGACGGGTTGATCCGCGCGATGTCGGGCAAGGCCACGTTTTGGCATGATGACACCCCTTGCCCGCTGGTGGGGCGCGTGTCGATGGATCTGATCACGGTGGACATCAGCCACCTGAACCAGATCCCGACCCATCTGGACCTGATCACCCCGCAACAGACGGTGGATGATCTGGCAGAAATGGCCGGCACCATCGGTTATGAAATCCTGACATCTTTAGGCCCCCGTTACGCGCGCCGCTATGCCGGAGGGTTTGCCCCGTGA
- a CDS encoding leucine-rich repeat domain-containing protein produces the protein MGFKSFLFTGVVATGLFIGQNVWADPMQEALDKIAQCNEKRCNQLRLSGIKGLTVIPAEALSIAKLDSLDLSRLEITDLSMIAKMPWLKEINLSGTPVTDLSGLSGLKALRVLNLSNSKVTDLTPLAGMGALQKLDISRTGISDISVLAKLGALQKLILTKSAVTDISPLAGMGGLEELSLTRVAVTDFGPLAGLGALEELDLSETGISDLSPLAGLAALRTLKITETKVSDLAPLADLRLLGGLSASFTQVSDLAPLAKLKNLQNIFVNGTQVSDLGPLAGMMVLYGLDLSETGVSDISPLANSPELKSLYLNKTEVADISAVASMPKLQTLNLKGTKVADITPVSGLAEISSLDLNETAVSDISALAGKEKLSNLDLNRTGVADLSPLAGLPKLRSLDVSDTKVTDLSPLIGLPKFRSLTVYNLTSLDKSQLDKLQESGVKLRGLDE, from the coding sequence ATGGGCTTTAAGTCATTTCTATTCACGGGCGTTGTCGCCACAGGGCTGTTTATTGGCCAGAACGTTTGGGCCGACCCGATGCAAGAGGCATTGGATAAAATCGCACAATGCAACGAGAAACGCTGTAATCAACTGCGCCTGAGCGGCATCAAGGGGCTGACAGTGATCCCGGCCGAGGCATTAAGCATCGCCAAGCTGGATTCGCTTGATTTGTCACGTCTGGAAATTACCGATCTGTCGATGATTGCCAAAATGCCGTGGCTAAAAGAGATAAATCTGTCTGGCACGCCTGTAACCGATTTAAGCGGGTTGTCTGGACTAAAGGCGCTGCGCGTATTGAACCTGAGCAATAGCAAAGTCACTGACCTGACCCCGCTTGCCGGTATGGGGGCGCTGCAAAAGCTGGACATCTCGCGAACCGGAATCAGCGATATATCTGTTCTGGCCAAACTGGGGGCGTTGCAGAAATTGATCCTGACCAAATCTGCTGTGACCGACATTTCGCCCCTGGCCGGTATGGGCGGGCTGGAGGAACTTAGTTTAACCCGGGTGGCGGTTACCGATTTCGGTCCGCTTGCAGGGCTGGGCGCGCTGGAAGAACTGGACCTGTCCGAGACCGGCATTTCCGATCTGTCACCGCTGGCCGGACTGGCCGCTTTGCGCACATTAAAGATCACCGAGACCAAAGTCAGCGACCTTGCACCGCTTGCAGACCTGCGCTTGCTGGGTGGTCTGTCAGCCTCCTTTACCCAGGTTTCGGACCTTGCCCCGCTGGCCAAGTTGAAGAATTTACAAAACATCTTTGTAAATGGCACTCAGGTATCCGACCTTGGCCCATTGGCAGGGATGATGGTGCTCTACGGGCTGGATTTAAGCGAAACAGGGGTGAGTGACATTTCACCATTGGCAAATTCACCCGAGTTGAAATCGCTTTACCTAAACAAAACCGAAGTAGCCGATATTTCGGCGGTGGCCAGCATGCCTAAGTTGCAAACGTTGAATTTGAAGGGAACCAAAGTTGCCGATATTACGCCGGTTTCGGGCTTGGCCGAGATATCCAGCCTTGATCTGAACGAAACCGCCGTGAGCGACATTTCAGCACTGGCCGGAAAGGAAAAGCTAAGCAACCTTGATCTGAACCGCACCGGCGTTGCCGATCTGTCACCACTGGCGGGCCTGCCCAAACTCAGAAGCCTTGATGTGTCGGATACCAAGGTTACCGACCTAAGCCCGTTGATTGGCCTGCCGAAATTCCGGTCTCTGACGGTTTATAACCTGACAAGTCTTGATAAATCCCAACTGGATAAATTGCAGGAATCCGGTGTGAAACTGCGCGGTCTGGACGAATAA
- a CDS encoding sterol desaturase family protein: MGVIGRIKTELEKPRKSRPLGSGWLSGSLSILAGLAGLLIVMIRFFPQTFTMPELSIIHESSYITVFLRAVLLLGYLLALISILLSRNKVLGWTGLAIVLTASLFGSAPAVEPGQSAQALYFGLDYFIVNVLFIGFLFVPLERFLPHKGEQTVFRPEWQEDMFYYLVSSMLVQVLSFLTMAPSNLVNKNLDMSQIVATIEALPFVVQVIVIMVATDFVQYWVHRAFHTFPFLWRFHSIHHSTQSMDWLAGARMHFLEIAVLRGLTAVPMFTLGFKPEAIQAYLLIVYFYSSFIHANLGIKFGFLERFLVTPRFHHWHHGSERAAIDINYASHFPLFDWLFGTHHLPEDEWPQKYGVAGGGVPKGYWQQLLHPFRKPTK; the protein is encoded by the coding sequence ATGGGTGTTATCGGCAGAATAAAAACCGAACTGGAAAAACCGCGCAAATCACGCCCTTTGGGCAGCGGTTGGCTGTCGGGATCGTTGTCTATACTTGCGGGGTTGGCCGGGTTGCTGATCGTAATGATCCGCTTTTTCCCGCAGACCTTTACCATGCCCGAACTGTCAATCATCCATGAAAGCAGCTATATCACGGTATTCTTGCGGGCCGTATTGCTGCTGGGCTACCTGTTGGCCCTGATCAGCATACTTTTAAGCCGGAACAAGGTGTTGGGCTGGACTGGTCTGGCTATTGTCCTTACGGCTTCGTTGTTTGGAAGTGCGCCTGCAGTTGAGCCGGGGCAAAGCGCGCAGGCATTATATTTCGGGTTGGACTATTTCATTGTCAATGTGCTGTTTATCGGCTTTCTGTTTGTGCCGTTGGAACGGTTCCTTCCCCACAAAGGAGAGCAAACCGTTTTTCGCCCGGAATGGCAGGAGGACATGTTCTATTATCTGGTCAGCTCGATGTTGGTACAGGTTCTGTCGTTTTTAACAATGGCACCTTCAAATCTGGTGAACAAAAACCTTGATATGTCGCAAATCGTTGCCACAATCGAGGCTTTGCCGTTTGTTGTGCAAGTGATTGTTATCATGGTGGCAACAGATTTCGTGCAATACTGGGTGCATCGGGCGTTTCATACTTTTCCGTTTTTGTGGCGGTTCCATTCGATTCACCATTCGACCCAAAGCATGGATTGGCTTGCGGGAGCCAGAATGCATTTTCTGGAAATCGCCGTGCTGCGCGGGTTAACGGCCGTACCGATGTTTACACTGGGATTTAAACCCGAAGCCATTCAGGCCTATCTTTTGATTGTCTATTTCTATTCGTCCTTTATCCACGCCAATCTGGGGATAAAATTCGGGTTTCTTGAGCGGTTTCTGGTTACGCCCCGGTTTCATCACTGGCACCACGGATCGGAACGTGCAGCAATTGATATCAATTATGCGTCGCATTTCCCGTTGTTTGATTGGCTGTTCGGCACCCACCATTTGCCCGAGGATGAATGGCCGCAGAAATACGGTGTCGCCGGCGGGGGAGTGCCCAAAGGTTATTGGCAACAATTACTACACCCATTTCGCAAGCCTACGAAATAG
- a CDS encoding MlaE family ABC transporter permease: MGILAALGRISIFLLQTLGHMVRPPFYIKEFGQSLLTIGYFSLPVVGLTAFFTGGALALQIYAGGARFSAEAVVPQIVAIGMVRELGPVLVGLMIAARVTSSIAAEIATMRVTEQIDALVTLSTHPMKYLTVPRVLAAFITVPILVGIGDIIGIFGGYLVATGKLDFNSATYLNNTVDFLEAADIASSLIKGAVFGFIAALMGCYYGMNSGRGAQGVGKATKSSVEAAAVLILAANFLLTTMLFGS; this comes from the coding sequence ATGGGTATTCTGGCGGCCCTTGGCCGGATCAGCATCTTTTTGCTCCAGACATTGGGCCATATGGTTCGCCCGCCTTTCTACATCAAAGAATTCGGCCAGTCCCTGTTAACGATCGGATATTTCAGCCTGCCGGTCGTTGGCCTGACTGCCTTTTTCACCGGCGGCGCGCTGGCCTTGCAGATCTATGCCGGCGGCGCGCGCTTCAGCGCCGAAGCGGTGGTGCCGCAGATCGTTGCCATCGGCATGGTGCGCGAACTGGGACCGGTGCTGGTGGGCTTGATGATCGCGGCAAGGGTGACCTCGTCGATTGCCGCCGAAATCGCCACCATGCGGGTGACCGAACAGATCGACGCGTTGGTCACGCTGTCCACCCACCCGATGAAATACCTGACCGTGCCGCGCGTGCTGGCGGCCTTTATCACCGTGCCGATACTGGTGGGCATCGGTGATATCATCGGCATTTTCGGCGGCTACCTTGTGGCCACCGGCAAGCTGGATTTCAACTCGGCCACCTATCTGAACAACACCGTTGATTTCCTTGAGGCTGCCGATATCGCCTCGAGCCTGATCAAAGGCGCTGTGTTCGGCTTTATCGCCGCGCTCATGGGCTGTTATTATGGGATGAATTCGGGCCGAGGGGCGCAAGGGGTGGGCAAGGCGACCAAATCCTCGGTCGAGGCGGCAGCGGTACTGATCCTGGCGGCGAATTTCCTGTTAACCACAATGTTGTTTGGCTCATGA
- a CDS encoding alanine racemase — protein MGSGNSTIDLDALTANRRVLDTLAVCETAAVVKADGYGLGIDRGAKALAKAGARRFSSLSLWKAPQCIRRLARSAVSS, from the coding sequence ATGGGAAGCGGTAATTCAACAATTGATCTGGATGCGCTGACGGCCAACAGGCGTGTGCTGGACACATTGGCAGTTTGCGAAACGGCGGCCGTGGTCAAGGCTGATGGTTACGGGCTGGGTATAGACCGGGGGGCAAAAGCGCTGGCCAAGGCTGGTGCACGGCGGTTTTCGTCGCTGTCGCTGTGGAAGGCGCCGCAGTGCATCAGGCGCTTGGCCCGATCGGCCGTATCGAGTTGA
- a CDS encoding replicative DNA helicase, translating into MNEIAPINSTRDEAGISDALPHNIEAEQQLLGAILTNNDIYDRVAAIIGPQHFFEPTHARIFEVAASRIAKNNLASPVTLKAFLEDDEGLKELGGAAYLVRLAGAAISGFAARDYAQMIYDLAIRRELIGLGREISDKAGKVDIASEPKEQIVEAEQALYALGEQGQTDSGFQSFLKAVTDAVNVANAAYQRDGGLAGISTGLTDMDKKLGGLHRSDLLILAGRPSMGKTSLATNIAYNIAKAYQKGTLHDGTEGAVNGGVVGFYSLEMSAEQLAARILSEASEVPSEQIRRGDMTEEEFRRFVEAAKQLEACPLYIDDTPALPISQLAARARRLKRTHGLDVLFIDYLQLVRPATAKDSRVNEVSEITQGLKAIAKELDIPVVALSQLSRQVENRDDKRPQLSDLRESGSIEQDADVVMFVYREEYYKEREKPGDHELDKMQVWMDEMEALRGKAEVIIGKQRHGPIGHIELSFEGQFTRFGNLVKPWQGGGDSF; encoded by the coding sequence ATGAACGAAATTGCGCCGATAAATTCAACCCGGGACGAGGCAGGCATCAGCGACGCCCTGCCCCATAACATCGAGGCCGAACAGCAATTGCTGGGCGCGATCCTGACCAACAACGATATTTACGACCGCGTCGCGGCGATCATCGGCCCGCAGCACTTTTTCGAGCCAACGCATGCGCGCATTTTCGAAGTAGCCGCCAGCCGGATTGCCAAAAACAATCTTGCTTCACCCGTCACGCTAAAGGCGTTTCTGGAGGATGACGAAGGGCTGAAAGAGCTGGGTGGCGCTGCCTATCTGGTGCGGCTGGCGGGGGCGGCTATTTCCGGTTTTGCCGCCCGTGATTATGCGCAGATGATTTACGATCTGGCGATTCGGCGCGAATTGATCGGGCTGGGCCGCGAGATTTCGGACAAAGCGGGCAAGGTCGATATTGCCTCGGAACCCAAAGAGCAGATCGTCGAGGCCGAACAGGCGCTTTATGCGCTTGGCGAACAGGGCCAGACCGACAGCGGGTTTCAATCCTTCCTGAAGGCCGTGACCGATGCGGTGAATGTTGCCAACGCCGCCTATCAGCGCGATGGCGGACTGGCGGGGATTTCAACCGGCCTGACCGATATGGACAAGAAGCTGGGCGGATTGCACCGTTCGGATTTGCTGATCCTTGCGGGTCGCCCGTCGATGGGGAAAACATCATTGGCAACCAACATCGCTTATAATATCGCCAAGGCCTATCAAAAGGGCACGCTGCATGATGGCACCGAAGGGGCGGTGAATGGCGGGGTTGTCGGGTTTTACAGCCTCGAGATGAGCGCCGAACAACTGGCCGCGCGTATCCTGTCCGAGGCAAGTGAAGTGCCCAGCGAACAGATCCGCCGGGGCGACATGACCGAAGAGGAATTCCGCCGGTTTGTCGAGGCCGCCAAACAGCTGGAAGCCTGCCCGCTTTATATCGATGACACCCCCGCCCTGCCGATCAGCCAGTTGGCTGCGCGCGCGCGCCGTCTGAAACGCACCCACGGGCTGGATGTGTTGTTCATCGACTATCTGCAACTGGTGCGCCCCGCCACCGCCAAAGACAGCCGTGTGAACGAGGTGTCGGAGATCACGCAGGGGCTGAAGGCGATTGCAAAAGAGCTGGATATTCCGGTGGTCGCCCTGTCGCAGTTATCGCGTCAGGTGGAAAACCGTGATGACAAGCGCCCGCAACTGTCGGACCTGCGGGAATCGGGATCGATCGAGCAGGACGCGGATGTGGTGATGTTCGTTTACCGCGAGGAATATTATAAAGAGCGCGAAAAACCGGGTGATCACGAGCTGGACAAAATGCAGGTCTGGATGGACGAAATGGAAGCCCTGCGCGGCAAGGCCGAGGTGATCATCGGCAAGCAGCGCCACGGCCCGATCGGCCATATCGAGCTGAGCTTTGAAGGCCAGTTCACCCGTTTTGGCAATCTGGTCAAACCGTGGCAAGGGGGCGGGGACAGCTTCTAG
- a CDS encoding orotate phosphoribosyltransferase, which translates to MIPSTYPSKEEIARLTAKMLLEIKAVHFNAVEPFTLASGLPSPTYIDCRKLISHPRIRSTVMDFMVTTVMRDAGFEAFDNIAGGETAGIPFAALVAERMALPMSYVRKKPKGYGRNARIEGDMSEGQRVLLVEDLTTDGGSKLSFVDAIRETGATCAHTAVIFYYDIFPETGKTLGDHGVTLHHLCTWWDVLTEAKASGAFDAATLTEVESFLSAPRAWQDARKK; encoded by the coding sequence ATGATCCCCTCGACCTACCCTTCCAAAGAAGAAATCGCCCGCCTGACCGCGAAAATGCTGTTGGAAATCAAGGCGGTGCATTTTAACGCGGTCGAGCCGTTCACACTGGCCTCGGGCCTGCCCAGCCCGACCTATATTGATTGTCGCAAGCTGATCAGCCATCCGCGGATCCGGTCTACCGTGATGGATTTCATGGTCACCACCGTGATGCGGGACGCAGGATTCGAGGCGTTCGACAACATCGCCGGCGGGGAAACCGCAGGCATCCCCTTTGCCGCGCTTGTGGCCGAACGCATGGCCTTGCCGATGAGCTATGTGCGCAAGAAACCCAAGGGGTATGGCCGCAATGCGCGAATCGAGGGCGATATGAGCGAGGGGCAGCGGGTTTTGCTGGTCGAGGATCTGACCACCGATGGTGGCTCCAAACTGTCTTTTGTCGATGCGATTCGTGAAACCGGGGCGACTTGTGCCCACACTGCGGTGATTTTTTACTACGACATTTTTCCAGAAACCGGGAAAACCTTGGGCGATCACGGGGTTACCCTGCATCACCTGTGCACATGGTGGGATGTTCTGACCGAGGCCAAGGCCAGCGGTGCCTTTGATGCGGCCACTCTGACCGAGGTCGAAAGCTTTTTGTCCGCCCCGAGGGCCTGGCAGGATGCGCGAAAAAAATAA
- the pyrC gene encoding dihydroorotase, whose product MTDQITLRRPDDWHLHLRDGAMLAAVLPETTRHFARAIIMPNLVPPVVTSADAIAYKSRIMAALPDGTDFTPLMTLYLTEETDADDVAAAHASGLISAVKLYPAGATTNSASGVSDFDKVRGVLERMAEIDLPLCVHGEVTDADIDIFDREAVFIDRVLDPIRRKTPGLRVIMEHITTADGVDYVQSADRDLAATITTHHLIINRNHILVGGIKPHYYCLPVAKRESHRLALRAAATSGDTRFFLGTDSAPHTDANKLSACGCAGCFTATNTMPILVHVFEEEGALDRLEGFTSLHGPAFYRLPVNETTITLTKCAPSPTPEKLITNEGDVTIFDPGFDLLWQVTS is encoded by the coding sequence ATGACCGATCAAATCACCCTCCGCCGCCCGGATGACTGGCACCTGCACTTGCGCGATGGCGCAATGCTGGCCGCTGTTTTGCCCGAAACCACACGCCATTTTGCCCGTGCCATCATCATGCCCAATCTGGTGCCGCCGGTGGTGACGTCAGCGGATGCAATCGCCTATAAGTCGCGGATCATGGCCGCCCTGCCCGATGGCACGGATTTCACTCCGCTGATGACGCTGTATCTGACAGAGGAAACCGATGCCGATGACGTGGCCGCGGCCCATGCTTCGGGGCTGATCTCGGCGGTGAAACTGTATCCGGCGGGGGCGACGACCAATTCGGCCTCGGGGGTTTCGGACTTTGACAAGGTGCGCGGTGTGCTGGAACGCATGGCCGAAATCGACCTGCCCCTGTGCGTGCATGGCGAAGTGACCGATGCCGACATAGATATCTTTGATCGCGAAGCGGTGTTTATCGACCGCGTGCTCGACCCGATCCGGCGCAAAACACCGGGCTTGCGTGTGATCATGGAACATATCACCACCGCTGACGGGGTGGACTATGTGCAAAGCGCCGATCGCGATCTGGCGGCGACCATCACCACGCACCACCTGATCATCAACCGCAACCATATTCTGGTTGGCGGCATCAAACCGCATTACTACTGCCTGCCGGTCGCCAAACGCGAAAGCCACCGTCTGGCCCTGCGCGCCGCTGCCACTTCGGGGGATACGCGGTTCTTCCTTGGCACCGACAGCGCCCCGCATACCGATGCCAACAAGCTAAGCGCCTGTGGTTGCGCCGGCTGCTTCACCGCCACCAACACCATGCCAATCCTTGTCCATGTGTTCGAAGAAGAAGGTGCGCTGGACCGGCTGGAAGGGTTCACATCTTTGCACGGTCCTGCATTCTATCGCCTGCCCGTCAATGAAACCACAATCACCCTGACCAAATGCGCGCCATCGCCCACGCCCGAAAAACTGATCACCAATGAGGGCGATGTCACCATATTTGATCCCGGATTCGATCTGTTGTGGCAGGTCACGTCCTGA